In one window of Polynucleobacter sp. AM-7D1 DNA:
- the purH gene encoding bifunctional phosphoribosylaminoimidazolecarboxamide formyltransferase/IMP cyclohydrolase, giving the protein MIRTALLSVSDKNGIVPFAKALHEQGIKLISTGGTAKLLAANNLPVVEVSSLTKFPEMLDGRVKTLHPMVHGGLLARRDFPEHMAALKEHGIDTIDMLVINLYPFNETVAKADCSFEDAVENIDIGGPAMLRAAAKNHQDVTVLISPEDYAPVLEEMRGNQNVVSYKTNLALAKKVFAHTAQYDGAIANYLSALGDELDHKKRSAYPETLHLAFEKVQEMRYGENPHQSAAFYKDIHPVDGALANYKQLQGKELSYNNIADADSAWECVKSFTGSTGGAAACVIIKHANPCGVAVAANGLEAYQKAFKTDPSSAFGGIIALNVPCDGAAAEAISKQFVEVLIAPSFSDEAKAIFAAKQNVRLLEIPLGTAFNTFDFKRVGGGLLVQSPDAKNVLENEMRVVSKRLPTPSEMHDMMFAWRVAKFVKSNAIVYCAKGMTLGIGAGQMSRVDSARMASIKAENAGLSLKGSAVASDAFFPFRDGLDVVVNGGASCAIQPGGSMRDDEIIAAANEHGIAMIFTGTRHFRH; this is encoded by the coding sequence ATGATCCGCACAGCCCTACTCTCTGTTTCCGATAAAAATGGCATTGTGCCGTTCGCTAAAGCCCTTCATGAGCAAGGTATCAAACTCATTTCTACTGGTGGTACTGCAAAGCTGTTAGCTGCAAATAATTTACCTGTAGTGGAAGTATCTTCACTCACTAAGTTCCCAGAGATGTTGGATGGCCGCGTAAAGACCTTACATCCTATGGTGCATGGTGGCTTGTTGGCTCGTCGAGACTTCCCTGAGCATATGGCTGCTTTGAAAGAACATGGTATCGATACGATCGACATGCTAGTTATTAATCTCTATCCGTTTAATGAGACCGTTGCTAAAGCCGATTGCTCATTTGAAGATGCGGTTGAAAATATTGATATTGGTGGCCCAGCCATGTTGCGTGCTGCTGCTAAGAATCATCAAGATGTGACGGTACTCATTTCACCAGAAGACTACGCGCCTGTACTTGAAGAAATGAGAGGCAATCAGAACGTGGTTTCCTATAAAACTAATTTAGCTCTAGCTAAAAAGGTATTTGCCCATACCGCTCAATACGACGGCGCGATTGCCAATTATTTATCTGCATTAGGTGATGAGCTCGATCACAAGAAACGTTCTGCCTATCCAGAAACCTTACACCTTGCCTTTGAAAAAGTACAAGAGATGCGTTATGGGGAGAACCCACACCAATCAGCTGCTTTTTATAAAGATATCCATCCAGTCGATGGTGCGCTTGCCAATTACAAGCAACTACAAGGTAAAGAACTCTCCTACAACAACATCGCTGATGCTGACTCTGCCTGGGAATGCGTCAAGAGCTTCACTGGCAGTACTGGTGGTGCCGCAGCCTGCGTCATTATTAAGCATGCCAACCCTTGCGGCGTAGCTGTTGCAGCTAACGGCCTCGAGGCTTATCAAAAAGCATTTAAAACCGACCCAAGCTCTGCCTTCGGTGGAATTATTGCCCTCAATGTGCCATGTGACGGTGCCGCAGCTGAGGCAATTTCCAAGCAGTTTGTAGAAGTATTAATTGCGCCTAGTTTTAGCGATGAAGCAAAGGCTATATTTGCTGCTAAACAAAATGTGCGTCTCTTAGAGATTCCTCTGGGCACTGCATTTAATACTTTTGACTTCAAACGCGTTGGCGGCGGATTGCTAGTTCAGTCTCCTGATGCGAAGAACGTCCTTGAAAACGAAATGCGTGTTGTAAGTAAGCGTCTTCCAACTCCAAGCGAAATGCACGACATGATGTTTGCATGGCGTGTTGCCAAGTTTGTGAAGTCAAATGCGATTGTGTATTGCGCTAAGGGCATGACTCTCGGTATTGGCGCTGGACAAATGAGCCGCGTCGATTCCGCTCGAATGGCGAGCATTAAGGCAGAGAACGCAGGTCTGAGCCTCAAAGGCTCCGCAGTTGCTAGCGATGCCTTCTTCCCATTCAGAGATGGCTTGGATGTCGTTGTAAATGGTGGTGCAAGCTGCGCCATCCAGCCTGGTGGCAGCATGCGTGATGATGAAATTATTGCAGCGGCCAATGAGCATGGCATTGCTATGATCTTTACTGGCACACGTCACTTCCGACACTAA
- the ruvA gene encoding Holliday junction branch migration protein RuvA, with amino-acid sequence MIGRIQGILVSVHPPRLLVDCQGVGYEIDVPMSTLYQLPETNQKITLLTHFQVREDAQQLFGFATETEREAFRQLIKISGVGSRTALAVLSGMSVNELAQAIAMQEAGRLTQVPGIGKKTAERLCLELKGKLAPDLGIVGGKPQTIEASSEILQALLALGYSEKEAHLALKQIPPDTSVSDGIRMGLKYLSKSS; translated from the coding sequence ATGATTGGTCGCATTCAAGGTATTCTCGTTTCGGTTCACCCACCTCGCCTCTTGGTAGATTGCCAAGGCGTTGGTTATGAGATCGATGTACCCATGAGTACCCTGTACCAGTTACCAGAGACTAATCAAAAAATTACACTTCTCACGCACTTTCAAGTACGAGAAGATGCGCAGCAACTTTTTGGCTTTGCTACAGAAACAGAACGTGAAGCTTTTAGACAACTAATCAAAATTAGCGGTGTTGGATCGCGGACTGCCCTTGCAGTACTTTCCGGCATGAGTGTCAATGAATTAGCTCAAGCCATTGCAATGCAAGAAGCGGGACGCCTGACTCAGGTTCCTGGCATTGGGAAAAAGACTGCCGAGCGTCTTTGCCTCGAGCTCAAAGGGAAGCTAGCTCCAGATTTAGGAATTGTGGGTGGCAAGCCCCAGACAATTGAAGCCAGCAGTGAGATATTGCAGGCACTCTTGGCGCTGGGTTATTCAGAAAAAGAAGCGCATCTTGCCCTCAAACAAATACCGCCTGACACTTCTGTTTCAGATGGTATTCGCATGGGCCTCAAATACCTCTCGAAGTCTTCATAA
- the ruvB gene encoding Holliday junction branch migration DNA helicase RuvB — protein sequence MAIHTEDLSSIPEDLPEANDRIVSGAAGNSEAVFERALRPKQLDEYVGQTKARAQLEIFITATRARQEALDHVLLFGPPGLGKTTLAHIIARELGVNLRQTSGPVLDRPGDLAALLTNLEANDVLFIDEIHRLSPVVEEILYPALEDYSLDIMIGEGPAARSVKIDLKPFTLIGATTRAGMLTNPLRDRFGIVARLEFYTTEELTKIITRSASLLKADIDPEGSIEIAKRARGTPRIANRLLRRVRDYAEVKGTGTITKQMADAALKMLDVDPSGFDVMDRKLLEAILHKFDGGPVGIDNLAAAIGEERDTIEDVLEPYLIQQGYLQRTSRGRVATRQAYEHFGLTPPAGDGQIS from the coding sequence ATGGCAATCCACACCGAAGATCTCAGTTCAATTCCCGAAGATTTACCTGAAGCCAATGACCGTATCGTTAGCGGCGCGGCAGGTAATTCTGAAGCCGTCTTTGAAAGAGCCTTGCGCCCAAAACAGTTGGATGAGTATGTTGGTCAAACCAAGGCTCGCGCTCAACTAGAAATCTTTATTACTGCAACGCGAGCTAGACAAGAGGCTCTCGATCACGTACTGCTTTTTGGCCCTCCTGGCCTTGGTAAAACCACCCTAGCCCATATCATTGCTAGAGAGCTAGGCGTGAACTTGCGCCAAACTAGCGGCCCCGTTCTGGATAGGCCTGGTGATCTTGCCGCATTACTAACCAATTTAGAAGCAAACGATGTGCTCTTTATTGATGAGATTCATCGACTCTCTCCAGTAGTTGAGGAGATTCTCTATCCAGCACTAGAAGACTACAGCCTGGACATCATGATTGGTGAAGGTCCCGCAGCACGCAGCGTCAAAATTGATCTCAAGCCATTTACCTTGATCGGCGCAACTACTCGTGCCGGTATGCTCACTAATCCACTGCGTGATCGCTTTGGTATTGTGGCAAGACTGGAGTTCTACACCACTGAAGAGCTCACCAAAATTATTACGCGCTCTGCCAGCTTACTCAAAGCCGATATTGACCCAGAGGGATCGATTGAGATTGCAAAGCGCGCTAGAGGCACACCACGTATCGCCAATCGCCTACTACGTCGAGTACGTGACTATGCCGAGGTCAAGGGTACCGGCACCATTACCAAGCAAATGGCAGATGCAGCATTAAAAATGCTCGATGTGGACCCAAGTGGTTTTGATGTAATGGACAGGAAATTACTGGAAGCCATCTTGCATAAGTTTGATGGCGGGCCAGTGGGTATTGATAACTTAGCAGCCGCTATTGGCGAAGAGCGTGACACCATTGAAGATGTATTGGAGCCCTACTTGATTCAACAAGGCTATCTACAAAGAACCTCTAGGGGCAGGGTCGCAACACGTCAGGCTTATGAGCATTTTGGCCTAACGCCACCTGCTGGTGATGGCCAGATATCTTGA
- the ruvC gene encoding crossover junction endodeoxyribonuclease RuvC has product MRWIGIDPGLRTTGFGVIDVDGQKLSYVASGTIESGDPAQGLPDRLGILYAGIKEVLETYHPEQAAIEEVFLNVNPRSTLMLGQARGAVIAALVSDKLPVAEFSALRVKQSIVGTGRATKPQMQEMVKRLLRLSRAPGTDAADALGVAICAAHHAQIPKAITAALAPKKSSKK; this is encoded by the coding sequence ATGCGCTGGATAGGAATTGACCCAGGTCTACGAACAACGGGTTTTGGCGTTATTGATGTTGATGGCCAAAAGCTGAGCTACGTAGCCTCTGGGACGATTGAGAGTGGCGACCCAGCACAAGGACTCCCTGATCGCCTGGGAATCTTGTATGCAGGCATTAAAGAAGTTCTAGAGACATACCACCCAGAGCAAGCTGCTATTGAAGAAGTATTCCTGAACGTCAATCCTCGCTCTACCTTGATGCTAGGTCAGGCACGAGGTGCAGTGATTGCAGCCCTGGTATCAGACAAGCTCCCTGTTGCAGAGTTCAGCGCACTCAGAGTGAAGCAGTCCATCGTGGGAACCGGCAGAGCCACCAAACCTCAGATGCAAGAAATGGTCAAGCGTTTGCTGCGCCTAAGCCGCGCCCCTGGTACAGATGCGGCCGATGCATTAGGGGTGGCGATTTGCGCTGCGCATCATGCCCAGATTCCGAAAGCCATTACTGCCGCCCTTGCGCCCAAAAAGAGTAGCAAGAAATAA
- a CDS encoding HPP family protein, whose amino-acid sequence MRHSLKYLLKKYAFYFGGDQPHVSWLERFRSVFGVFAGLLLVLTISRYLGDLSGVNEWLMASLGASALLVFVLPQSPMAQPWAVIAGNTLSALVGISVIHFVDDPLMAMSFAASLSILGMFILRCLHPPAAAIALIVVLGNVMHYRYAIFPIMIDSVILVLVAAAYSNLTGKSYPNRPS is encoded by the coding sequence ATGAGACATTCTCTTAAATATCTTTTAAAGAAATATGCTTTTTATTTTGGTGGTGATCAACCACACGTCTCTTGGTTAGAGCGCTTTAGATCAGTATTTGGAGTATTTGCTGGTCTTTTACTTGTACTCACTATCTCAAGATATCTTGGAGATCTCAGTGGTGTAAATGAATGGCTTATGGCTTCTTTAGGTGCCAGCGCTTTACTGGTTTTTGTACTCCCACAGAGCCCTATGGCCCAACCTTGGGCAGTCATTGCAGGCAACACCCTATCTGCTTTAGTCGGAATCTCAGTAATTCATTTTGTGGACGATCCACTGATGGCAATGTCATTTGCAGCCAGCTTATCTATTTTAGGAATGTTTATTTTGCGCTGCTTGCACCCCCCTGCAGCTGCAATTGCTTTAATTGTGGTGCTTGGCAATGTCATGCATTATCGGTATGCAATATTTCCGATAATGATAGATTCTGTAATACTAGTTTTGGTTGCGGCAGCCTATAGCAATTTAACTGGTAAAAGTTACCCCAATAGACCAAGCTAG